One genomic segment of Pandoraea sputorum includes these proteins:
- a CDS encoding TlpA disulfide reductase family protein → MIGLGPFSAKTAALATAAIIAWLVARYLLRKTDAPSRRVAASVLLDALFVGLLAARAVYVIRWWPEYAARPWSFVAIGDGGFNVWAGALAALAWGLWRTRRHRTQRRPMLAGMAVGLAIWGVMLTGMSVALRDAPPLPSLTLSSLDGRAVALDSHRGQPIVMNLWASWCPPCRREMPVLAQAQADYPGMRFLMINQGESAQTVAEFVQSQGLTFDHLLLDPQSAAMQAAGARALPTTLYFDTNGRLVEAHLGELTAARLHDTLHRHLQQTPATRKTGK, encoded by the coding sequence ATGATTGGACTCGGCCCGTTCTCCGCGAAGACGGCAGCCCTCGCGACAGCGGCCATCATTGCGTGGCTGGTGGCGCGCTATCTCCTGCGAAAGACGGATGCGCCATCCCGACGCGTGGCAGCCAGCGTGCTGCTCGACGCCCTCTTCGTCGGTCTGCTCGCCGCGCGTGCGGTCTACGTCATCCGCTGGTGGCCCGAATACGCTGCGCGGCCGTGGTCGTTCGTTGCCATTGGCGACGGTGGCTTCAACGTCTGGGCCGGTGCCCTCGCCGCGCTCGCATGGGGTCTGTGGCGCACCCGCCGTCATCGAACGCAGCGACGGCCGATGCTCGCAGGCATGGCCGTGGGTCTCGCCATCTGGGGCGTGATGCTCACCGGCATGAGCGTCGCGCTGCGCGACGCCCCGCCACTACCGTCGCTCACGCTCTCCAGCCTCGACGGACGCGCGGTCGCACTAGACAGTCATCGCGGTCAACCGATCGTGATGAATCTCTGGGCCAGTTGGTGCCCGCCGTGCCGACGCGAGATGCCGGTGCTCGCGCAGGCGCAGGCGGACTATCCCGGCATGCGCTTCCTGATGATCAATCAGGGCGAGTCGGCGCAGACGGTCGCCGAGTTCGTGCAATCGCAAGGATTGACGTTCGACCACCTGCTGCTCGACCCCCAGTCAGCAGCCATGCAAGCGGCCGGGGCGCGCGCCCTGCCTACCACGCTGTATTTCGATACGAATGGCCGCCTCGTCGAGGCCCATCTCGGCGAACTCACGGCCGCGCGTTTGCACGACACGCTGCATCGTCACCTTCAGCAAACCCCTGCGACTCGCAAGACCGGAAAGTAA